In Juglans microcarpa x Juglans regia isolate MS1-56 chromosome 1S, Jm3101_v1.0, whole genome shotgun sequence, the genomic stretch ATGATATTGGTTgatttaaaataagttataaaatagttataaaaaagttatatacgtattattatttatgttagtttaTATTACAACTCTAGTATTAAAGATCATGCATAAAACCATTTGACTTTGATGTTAAACTCCACTCTCGCGAGTCGTGAGGTTTGGTGTATAacaataaaggaaaatgctatagTCAAAAATagatatcacaaaaaataaacttatatagTTGATgtgttttacaataaaaataattttataatttaacatatcacgTCAAAATTAATGTTAATTAATTGAGCCCTTGATGACAAGTCTAAAGGGAGAACCAAGAAATCTAAGTTAATTAGGTCCCTTCCAACAAGTAAGATATGGTATCTGAGTTAAGAAATGTGTCATGATCAATtctagtttgaaaatttaatttgtgaATTGGCGTAGAAGATACgtcttttattctatttatatagcatgatttaatttgtaagataaatttataagtttaaattatgcaaatcaaatcatgttatCTCAATAGTGTAGATGGTATGTCTTTCGTATAATAGAATGATTATTCAGTTTGTATCACCATATTATGTCATTCCATTCGGCAGTCTCAATAGCGTATTAGGTATGTACATTGTCTgctagtatttattatttttatttcatatcatgTTGTCGCATAAAttcgataatttttttcttagatGATTAGAGATAATAAAATCTCAGAAAACCTTTTACTTTTAAACCAGACCCTCGCATGGCACTCGAATGTTTTATAAAGTTGGAAACTTGGGATCATTGGATGTTACTTAATACTTGTGAGGGAGATCCAAGTGATGGCATATCCTAGCTACACCTACTATCTATCTCAAACCAAAAGTAGTTAATGTACCATAGTTGCAGGCTGCGGccaatgatatattatataaatttagattatATAAAGACACGTGTTATTTCTTAAATAACACAAATTAATGACATTTACCACGTTGCCCTCGTTGTAACACAGGGACCTCAAGAATATTGAATGCGATGCTCTccatttaaacaatcagtagaAAGTAGAAACGGTTGGCTAGCTAGCTTTGATCCGATTTGTTGGGAATCCCCTTTTATTGCAGCGAGTCTCGTGACTTTCCGTGTCACGAAAAGTACTATGCGTTTGTCATATTTAATGTTCACAGTTCACACTTccagccaaataataataaaaaaattatcaagaatACAGTAATAAGATCCCACAAATTGAGATGGCACACTACTGCCACATATCCCTAGCATTTGAACGTTCAAGTTAACtgctggtcaattttttttttaacttaataattaaaaaagtaattttaaatatattgatgtattttttattttttaaaaatatttaaaaatgttaaaaaaatatgaaaaaaaaaaaataaataaaaatactggACAGTACGCTCAACGGTAAAGGTGGGGCGACATAATAGCTCCACTCATCCctagtatgttttttttttccatcatttcTCCCAACTCCCAACTCTAATTTCTCTCTTCTCAGTACCCATTtgaatttggagagagagagagagatgtgtaCCTACCGGCAAGGGGTAAAGAAGATAGTTGGACTGCACAGATGGGGGTTTCAAGGGTTTGGAaagggggtggggggagggggaATTAATATGGCACATCAGCTTGTGAAATTCCTTTATGTCTCTAAtatctcttaacaaaaaatatatttttcattcgaAAAAGTATCagagaataaatattattttagaaaaaataaagacgGTGGTTGAAAGAGGCTATTTTGCTTAAGGGTGTAATATgaagatttataattttgttggttatttatttaataaattaataattttgcgtgaaaatcagaaaacaaaaatacatgcTCTAAATATTTGAGTAGCCATGAAGCTAGCGATCCATGTGGGGGAGAAGACAATGTAATAACTCATACGCTAACTCGACATGTGAGAATGATAAAGATTGTTATTAATGTTTTGGGTGGTAACTCTAGCTATTTTGAATCTTCTTGCCCGCAATAGCAGAACCACAGGTCCACAGAAAGGCGGAACCACATGTTGGGGGGCGATGATCCCTCCATGGTCACATGACAAGTGGCAACCACCAaagaaactttaaaaattaagccttttcttttcaatagaatttaaaaaaatcctttatgatttctaaaaatatgtaaaactcctcttatattttatcatgaatttaATGTTTCTTTTCCGGACTATATATTGCTCAGAAAAAGGGATAGGTCCAATGAATTATATCATAACTCAGCCAACAAAATCGCCTTATTATGAGTtgagaaattataatattagaTGACTGAAATTgttaagtgttttttttaataattgtattGTAAAATTTGTTTCACATATTCCAGATCTTGGATTCCTATCCACTccttttattataattttgaaaaggaaaagtcTTCGCACCTGCCACTATGCTGCATCAGTCAGTTTGCACATCTTAAGTGGCACCCATCGCACACTATTCCCATCACGCGATTTTTTCactcatttaaaatttcattttaagagagagacgatgagagagagctgatgagagagagctgatggtgcatttggaataataataataataaaagaagacaGGAGATTGCCACGTAGGGTGTGCAAAATTGCACACTGCTACCGTGGCTGGTCCCTAtcaaaattcttttgaaaaatggtaCTTAAGCCTctcaaatttaatattttaattttttttcttaatagttaaggaattgacTATTACATAGAGGTGAAAAACAAACCGGTGAACCGGACCAAATCGACTGAACCGGTGAGTTCGGTCCAGTTCTAAATCGGTTCAGTCCCGTACcggttctatttttttcaaaatagttCGAAATCGATCCagttctcattttttcttttctaacacaggaccggttcatataaatatattaattttttatattatataaaattatgtataaaataatcttgtattatatgctaaattactaattaaaataacattaaaattgaaaatcctatataaataactatatgtTAGCACAATAGTCTATAGTGTTAGTAATTATACCAATacaatatcactatatattataatataccataatatatcagtatattctatattataatatatctctatagtctataatacaattataatatatattatagtttactacaatatattatcactatattattagatactataatatatatagcatattttatattttatatatatatatatataatatttgaaaaattggaTTGAGCCAGACCGAAATCGATAAAACTGAAAGTACCGGTTTAGAAGCGTAATCGGTGCAGTATTGAttattcaaatatcaaaaccgGTTATATATACCGGTTCGattataaaatatgtctaaaattgAAACGAATCGGACCGATTACacttctaatattatatatattgatgtataaatatttgtgtttaataaaatgataaaaataacaagtaTATATGCAgagataatgaaaaataaataaagaaaaaggaaagcgCGGGACAACATGGTAAAACATGTGCGCACGTACGAACGGGGAGCCATTGTCGCGTGACGGAGGTAGACTtgtagatagatagatagatagggAAATGTGTATGGATGACGTGGGAAATATACATGAGATACATGTGTGCCTTCCTTTCAACGTATTGTCATGATCTAATTAGGATTATGGGCATTTGATAATAACTAATaatatcctttaaaaaaaacaaacaaaactgaGATGAGAGATCACATcactctgtatatatatatttgcactTACTTCGTAACtgattctaattaattatttttaacacttaTTTAAAGAGATGCATGTGTAGTCTAAATAATGTTACACATGATAAAATGAATGCTCTTAATAATAatgacttttatatatatatatatatatatacgcgcgCGCACTTGGAAAGTTGGATTAGTTAAGAATACAGTTGGGtttaaagcaaaacaaaaaaacagaagTGGGAGATAAAAAGGCTGTTGCTTCGGCCATGTTGGATTAACacacaagaagatcaagaagcaGCAGCAGAATTTCCTTCCTTGGCTTTTACCTCCTGCTCTAGCGCGCGTTTGCTCAACTTTCAGTGCCTTTCATCGGTTTCAATCTCCAGTACCCCCCATATTCATTAGACAcgtagagagagaggagagaagagaggagagagaggcaGAAGGCTAGCTTTAAATGGTGAGAAAGGGGCTGGAAAGAGAGGGAATGCAACTGGGGAAGTACGAACTGGGAAGGATTCTGGGAGAAGGCAATTTCGGAAAGGTAAAATTGGCCAAGAACATCGAAACTGGCCAGCCTTTTGCTGTTAAGATTCTGGAGAAGAACAAGATTATTGACCTCAAGATTACTGATCAGGTTtctcccccctttttttttttcatcctctTAAAAAACGAAACATAAAAATCCTTTCTTCGTTGTTACTGGGTCTTCAAATTCGCCATCACCTTTCTTATTCTTTTACTGGGCATCATTGTTAATGGGTTCCCTTTCTTTTCTGGGTTAATTCCTTTTGTACTGTTCATCATTTCGTGAAGATTATGTACTCCGAATCATTGGTGATCGAGTTTGTTCATCAACGACGTTGTTGTATATGGTGTTGCAGATAAAGAGGGAGATTGCCACCTTGAAGCTCCTCAAACATCCTAACGTCGTCAGATTACATGAGGTATATAACATTACATTaacatcatgatcatcatgctTTTGCTTTGCCTGATCTTCCTTTCTGGATATTGCAcaccctttttctctttttcttttttaccttgATTCTGTACCATAATGTTCCAATTGCTGGATGCTTTGcctcttcttttcctttaacTGTTCCCCTATTCTTAACCCTTTCGTCTTCTACAAGAACACGATAGTATCTTCAACCGAAAAAAGAAgtactattttttctctatgcCATCCGAAAATAAAGATATGATATTCACATAAGTTGCAGCACTAATCCTGGGGAGGTTTATAGTGTTCTTCCaggtttaaattttaatttatttattttttctggtaGTATAATTTTAGTCATTTATCCCTAAATTTTCTCGTCCTttcagagggaaaaaaaatatatacaaggaTTTTAGAGAGACAGATGGCAACCCGACTTTAAGgttattatttcatcattataatttttttaaatttttaaataaaataaaataaataatttatttttttaaatattaaaataataataatattaaaaaataatattttatttaatttttacctAAAAATTATGTCATCTCACTGTTCAAACGGAATTAAACCGCTCTCGGAACGTCGCGTCCGCAAAACGTGGACCCCAGGAGCAGGCTCAGATGAAAGTGGCCTCGCCATAAAGGCTGGCCCCTCCCTGCAGGTTTTGAGACGACCTCGCTCATGTGGTCACAGGCTGTTCTGTTCTGAAAGTGGGGTCCTGAACCAACCAGACTTTTATCCATACAGTAAACAGGATTCGCCAAACCGccgcgccccccccccccccccccccccccccctcactTTCTAGTCCAAGCGGACTTTTCCTTGAAATTGGATTCATGATTGGAGGCATCTGTTTGTCTTATTTGGTTATAGATAATTTgcaatagtattttttttagagtaatattatatgcaattatgaaatatataaatattataaaattattttaaaaaagagtgaaatttattattaaaaaattaatttttttttatatgggttcagtatttatttatttttctctaaatgATTGCGGGGTATTTGTGCACTCACGACTATaactataatttctttttttttaacatacaCCTAGCcttcttttaaaattgaaaaattctttacatcagctactattcaccaTCCCAAACCTCATACCCTATAAAAAACATCcccacactctatgaaaaaaacTATAGATTAGAGATGCGAGAGTGAATTATGACTGATGTATAACATTCCTCtttaaaattacatatatatttttaatatagatcaataattcttttataattaattttataatcaatcAATACCACTCaactaaaaatgattttaatattgaaaaatgataaaacaccAACTTGTCTACaatttttgtataatcacttgataaaatgagaatattttttttttcaaatttctctttacttttactttaatattatatgattaaattttaaataaataatattatattgagAAGTTGTGATTGAGGTGTAGATCATGAGTTGGCGGACTATCCTCTATCTTAAATAGAATTGTactgtcattttttttcttaggtaATTGATGGGCAACAAGAGAAGTGGTACAATAACAACTAATTTACAactatttcataattttataataaaataatatttttttaatgctggTGATtagtttttgaataattttatttgcaagCTTCTTTATTAACACACTAAATATATTGCTAATGTGAAAATCTATAGCgttatcttatataaaaatatatatatatattagtacttttaaaaatttttcatgAATATAATGAGTCTCAAAACAGTAATTGGTGTGCTATACACCAAGCTTGTAAATAGCATAACCCTTATTTTGGCACCATATTTAGGGCATGTTTGAATACAGAGGTGAGTTCATCttaactaataatctcactactatttacaaaccatctcatctcatctcactatccgaACGGGTCTTTAATCATGTTTAGGGCCATTTTTATTCTCTAGCATCCCTAAATCTTGCTTATGATGATGATCACTGTGTACAACGAAGATACTAATCATACTGTAGCAAATGAACATAATTGGTAATGAGTAATGGATTGCTGCTCCTAAATCTTTTATGGTACTGCACACAAAAAGATACTTATATTCTCATCAGTGTTTAGtgtttttttaaccattaaataaggACCTGGTAGGCAAGGATATGTTCTTTTGCTTATGCTTTGCATTGTCATAATTACTGTGCAGGTGTTGGCAAGCAAATCCAAGATTTATATGGTCTTAGAATATGTGACTGGCGGGGAATTGTTTGACAGAATTGTAAACAGCTTCAGCTATGCATTATATTTAAGGGGTTCTTTTCCAGGAAATCCTTTTTTCaggaaaaattcttctcatcagtcactatttatcaCTCCATACTTTATACCCTATAAAAACACCCATATACGCTATGAAAATACtcccacaccctatgaaaaagctaTAAGTGTggggtgtgagagtgaatagtggctgatgcatagtaaatcccttttctagaaaaaattattctcatcagtcactattcaccaccCCACACCCAATGAAAAACACCCTCATACCCAATGATAAACACCcccacatcctatgaaaaagttataggtgtgggttttcataggatgtggggtgtgagagtgaatagtggctgatgcataGTAAATCCCTTTTTCCAGAGAACaaaatttttcactttttgtgTCACAGCTTGTGTCTTGATGCAGAATTTTGATTTCATGGTACTAAAGAAGTCATTTATTACAGGCTTCAAAGGGGAAACTTAAAGAAAACGAAGGCAGGAAGCTCTTCCAGCAGTTAGTTGACGGAGTGAGCTACTGCCATACTAAAGGTGTTTTTCACAGAGATCTTAAGGTTATTTCAGAGAACTTTTCATTATACCACAGGCCAGAACAATTATCACACTTCAGCGCTTGTCATTCTGATACAACTATTTCACTTCTGAATTGCAGCTAGAAAATGTTCTTGTTGATGCTGGAGGGAACTTAAAGATATCTGATTTTGGCCTCAGCGCCTTACCTCAACATTTTCGGGTACAGAACCATCCCAAACCAAActttcacatgcatttttttttgttccatcACTATCTACTAATCATTGAAAAATATCAGGGTGACGGCTTACTGCATACAACCTGTGGAAGTCCCAACTATGTTGCTCCAGAGATTCTTGCAAACAGAGGTTATGATGGTGCCACCTCGGATATATGGTCGTGTGGAGTTATCTTGTATGTAATTCTCACCGGATATCTTCCTTTCGATGATAGAAATCTCGCAGTTCTTTATCAGAAGGTATGGAGAATTTGGTCGGTTATCCTTTGGATACCCCCTTACATGTGACCCTATGACTGAAGCCTTTTAGTACTAAAATTTCCTTAAATTCCGATGTTTCTATTCTTCTTTTGGGATTCCAGATCTTCAAGGGAGATGCTCAGATGCCCAAATGGCTGTCACCGGGCGCTCAAAACATGATAAGGAGAATTCTTGATCCCAATCCCCTCACCAGGATTACAATGGCAGGTATCAAAGCAGATCAGTGGTTTCAGCAGGGCTATACTCCTGCAAATCCAGATGATGATGAAGACATATATATTGACGATGAAGCATTCTCAATGCATGAAGTGGTATGTGCTTGGAAATTCTCAGTTTTGTGCACCCTCCTTTTGGGTGTATTTTCAATAATGCTTCGTGCTACATAACTGATGGGATACTTCTTGCTGTATAGCCATCTGAAGCAGATAAGAATCCAGGCTCACCCACTCTAATTAATGCCTTCCAATTGATTGGAATGTCCTCATGCTTAGACCTCTCTGGCTTCTTTGAGAAAGAGGTGGGAATGAAGATCAAAAGGCACTGTATGCCATGCTTATATTTTTGGTGAATGATTTCAATATTGTTACTGAAGTTGATGAATACCACAGAAAAACTGAACCCATTATCTGTGCATTTTTGGGTTAATTTAGGATGTCTCCGAGAGGAAGATCCGATTTACATCCAATCACACGGCAAAGTATTTGCTCGAGAAGATTGAGGATATTGTAACAGAAATGGGGTTTAGTGTTCTGAAGAAAAATGGATGGGTAAGATTTATTGTCACTAGATTATGACGTTTTCTCCTCTCTCAATTTAGGAGAATGTATCAATCAGTACTCACTCATCGTCTCTTCACCTGCACTAGCTATATTTGAACACGCCCGCGAGCTCGCTCACACACACTTGTGCATGTATATTAATACTGAAATTCCCTCACCCTTCcatgtgaaaaggaaaaaaaattgaagctcTAAATGTCAACAACAGAACTGGCAAGCTGTTTAAAGCTTGATGTAAAGTGATATCATCTAACTGGAAATAATTATGTCTGATGTTTCTGtccatctttctttcttttttttcagttGAAAGTGATGCAGGAGCACAAGGGGCAGAAAAGTCTAGGTAGCCTTTCAGTTGCAGCAGAGGTAAAACTTGAACCATTGTTATTCTTGAAGAAATTAATGTGCTTTTTCATGAACcctaatatattaaaaaaaaaaaaaaaaggttcttgGCATGCATTTTATCGCATTTATAATACCTACTTTCTAATTTTCTCAAGTTATCATTGTCTCTGTAATTATGTAAACAGATGTTCGAGATAAGCTCATCCCTGTATGTAGTTGAGTTGAGAAAATCGTATGGAGATTCTTCAGTTTATAGAGatgtattctctctctctctctctctctcatacatacatatatatatatatataaattttgtatttgatccTTATGTTTGATATGTGCAGCTGTGTAAAAAGCTGTCAAATGATTTAGGAGTTGGCCCAAGGCAAGAGCTGTTGACATGACCACCGAATTGTGAAGCAGTTCCTTGTTAGGTCAGACAATATTGGATATTAGCCTTGGAGAATGGAGATAACTCAACTTAGAATTCAAAAAATGGAAACTTTATGaaaatccttatttatttatttatttatttttttctttgttgcatCCTCCAACTCAAATTAAGTAGATATGTTTGTATATTCAATTAAATATTCAAGTTGTAAAGATTGTCATAATATAtgtactctattataataagtgactaTCTTACGTTAAATAGTAACTTAAAAATTTTTCCGTTAAGtcctgttttaccaaaaggtccttaaaactcttgaccatttgacgtgtaactcccttatagaatttaatgaaggatcccgttttatcaaaagatttttaagactcttgaccatttgacgtgagctctcttgtaaaatttaatgaataatcatgttttaccaaaaggtctttaatattaaattaataatactttattattatttagagagtaaatagataatccattttttttttttataacaatagCATAACTT encodes the following:
- the LOC121246116 gene encoding CBL-interacting serine/threonine-protein kinase 1-like translates to MVRKGLEREGMQLGKYELGRILGEGNFGKVKLAKNIETGQPFAVKILEKNKIIDLKITDQIKREIATLKLLKHPNVVRLHEVLASKSKIYMVLEYVTGGELFDRIASKGKLKENEGRKLFQQLVDGVSYCHTKGVFHRDLKLENVLVDAGGNLKISDFGLSALPQHFRGDGLLHTTCGSPNYVAPEILANRGYDGATSDIWSCGVILYVILTGYLPFDDRNLAVLYQKIFKGDAQMPKWLSPGAQNMIRRILDPNPLTRITMAGIKADQWFQQGYTPANPDDDEDIYIDDEAFSMHEVPSEADKNPGSPTLINAFQLIGMSSCLDLSGFFEKEDVSERKIRFTSNHTAKYLLEKIEDIVTEMGFSVLKKNGWLKVMQEHKGQKSLGSLSVAAEMFEISSSLYVVELRKSYGDSSVYRDLCKKLSNDLGVGPRQELLT